CGGCCTGGCGCATGGCGCTGGATGTCTGGGAAGGATCGGCGGATGCGAAGGAAGGCCCCAGGGAAGAGGCGATCCGCGATCTCTTCGAGGGAGTCCTCGAGAGGGGGGAGGAGCCGGGAGATCTCATCGATGTCGCGGCCATCCGGGCGGGCGATGGATGGGAAGTCAGGATCGACACCGACGCGGATGGCGATCTCGCTGAGGAGGCGCCGCTCTTGCCCTACGCGACGCGACGCGACGTCGCCTTCCTGCCCGATCCGATCCACCTCTCGGTCGCGGTCGAGAGGATCGCGCTCGACGCCTCCTCGATCTTCCTCTTCTTCGATGAGGGAGGGCACGGCACGCACGTGGCGGGAATCGTGGGAGGCTACTACGGTCCCGGGGATCCCTTGAACGGGCTTGCCCCGGGCGTGCAGTTCCTCGCCGCCAAGGTCGGCAACGGCCGCCTCGGCGGGGCGACCTCTCACAACAGCATCATGAAGGCCGCGCAGTGGGCCGTCGATCACGGAGCCGATGCGATCAATCTCTCCTTTGGCGGCGATTCGTTCTTCGATGACGGCAGGGAGGACACCTCTCTCTTCCTCAATGAGTTGGTCGAGAAGACCGGCGTCATCATCTGCGCGAGCGCCGGGAACGAGGGGCCCGCCCTGTCGACGATCGGCGCGCCGGCCACCGCGATGCGCCTCTTCGCGTGGGGCGCGGCGATCTCCGCCAAGACCCAGCAGACGAACTACGGCGCCTTCGATCCTCCTCGCGACGAGATGTTCCACTTCTCCTCCCGCGGCCCCCTTCTCTCCGGAGACCCCGGAGTCGACTTCATCTCTCCGGGCGCCGCCTTGAGCCCGCTCCCGACATGGGGCCTCGTCAAGGGGGAGTCCTGGAACGGGACGAGCATGGCGAGCCCGCAGGGAGCCGGCCTGTCAGCCCTTCTGTTATCGGCGTGCCGGCAGGCGGGGATTCCGGCAACGCCCGCGCGCCTGCGCCGGGCGCTGCGCGAGGGCGCCCGCAAACTCGCTGGGGTCTCCGCAATCGAGCAGGGGGACGGAATTCCGCAGGCCCTTCGCGCATTCCAGGCGCTGGGCAATCTCGCGGGCAGCTATCCGTCCACCTTCGTGAAGGGGAGAATCTCCCACGACAAGGACGCGAGAGAGCCCGTCGTCGACTGGACGATCTCCGTTCACAACGCGACCGGTCGCGGAGGGGGATACTACGAGAGAGATCTCCGAGAGAGGCACCCTTATCGAGTGGGGTTCTTCGTCCGGCCGGACTTCCCATCCGATTCTCTCCAGGCGGATCGAGCCGGATTCCTGAGGATCGTGAGGTTGACGAGCGATGTCCCCTGGCTGAGGGCCCCGCTGCAGGAGTATCTGCATTCGGGAGGCGGCACGATCTCGGTCCTCGTTGATCCCTCCAAGCTGGAGGAGGGTCTCAACGTCGGGCGGGTGATCGCGCGCGACGTCGCTCGGCCCGACGCGGGGATCGAGTTCGCCCTCGTGGCGACGATCGTCAAACCCCGCGAGATCGATCCGCGCAGGCCGATCATGGAGGGGACGTGGGATCTCCAGAGGGGCGATCGGCGCGGCGTCTACGTCAGGGTCCCCGCGGGGGCGACGGTTGCCCGCCTGCGAGCGCGCGAGGCGCTGGCAGATCCGGCCAACGCATACGAGGTCGCTCTGTCGTCGCCCGATCTGATCCGCAGGCCGGGGGAGCGCGTCCGTACGCGCCGCTTCGATCTGGGATCCGGAGAGGAAGGCCGGGTCGACCTTCGCGTCCTCGGAGGATCGGTTCTGGAGATCGCCGTTTTCAGCCGCTGGCATGACAACCGCCCGGGGCGTCTCGAGTGGAGACTCGAATTCGATGGGGTGGAGATCGCCGCCGAACCTCCGCTGCGAGTCGATCCCGGCGCGCCAGGCACGGGATTCGTCCTGCGGGCGCCGACCTGGGATGTGGACCTTCGGTTTGAAGCAGCCCTCGATAGGGAGGAGGAGCCCCTGGAGACGGCCTGGCGCACCGTGCCCGATACTCTCTACAGCCGCTCGCTGAACGGCCTGCCGGCGATTGTGGAAGAAGGCACGGCGCTGATCGATGCCGATGACGGCGAAGATCTGGAGATCGATCTCGGCATGAGTCCGGAGTTCGAGGACTTCCTGGACGACGCGCTCTTCCGCGTCCACGACAACTCGGGGCGCGAGGTCGCCTCGGGCTATCTCTCCGACGGCGACTGCGCGTTCGCGGCGCCGCATCGGGGCGTCTATCGGATCACCTTCTGCATCTGGGCGCGTGGAACCCGGTCTTTCGATCAGTCGACCGTGATCCGTCCCGTCCTGCTGCGCCGGGGGGAGAGGCATTCGCTCAAGGTCCATCGAACTCCGGTGGACGGGTTCAGAAACGGGCCGGATAGCCTCGATGCAGTCCGCCTGCTCGCCGGAGAGGGACGCCGCTTCTTCTTGAGGGCGGAGGATCTCCCGGAGGAACGGCTGATGCGCGGCACGCTCCGGATTCGGGATCGGAACGATGTCGCCCTGGCCTCCGCTCCGATCAGAGCCGACACCCGCCAGCCCCTTCCGTCCCTGGAGGAGCGGCTATCGGCGGGGGTGGATGGGGTCGTTGCGCGGGCGCGGATCCTGGCCGGCCGTCTCGATACGACGCCGGTCGAGAGAAACAACCTCCTCTCCTCTCTCGATCTCTGCGAGCGGTTGCGGAGCGCATCGCCCGAGCCCCCGAGAGAGACGAAGAAGAAAGGGAAGCGCGAGCCCGAGGAGGACGAGATCGCTCCTGACGCGCTCTGGGACTTGAGAGAGGCGAAGGCATCGCTTCTTGCCGGGGGCGCCGATGGCGAGGCCTTCGAACAGGCTCTCGCCGCTCTCAAGAGGAGTCTGCCGGACGCGAAGGCTCCCGATCCGCGGGCGCAGGAGGACAGACGAGGGAAGGAGGCGTCCGTCGAGAGACTGCTCGCGCAAGCGGCGTGGATGCGAGGCGATCTCTCGAAGGCTCGGGAGCATCTCGGCAGGGCCAGAAGCCTCGATCCCGATGTCAGGGGCTGGAGGCGCCTCGATGCGCTCCTCCTCGGCGCGGAAGGAAAACACGAGGAGGCGGGGAAGCGAGCGAAGGGATGGCTGGCCGACCATCCGGACGACGTCGGGATCGACGAAGCCCTCGTCGCCTCTCTCCTCTCGCGCGGTTGGTGGGATCTCGCCGCGGCTCGCCTCGCGGCGTGGCCGCGTCTCCATCCCGCGCGGGCGGCCGAGCTGCAGCGCATGTGGGACCGGGTCGCCGCGGCGAGGGAAGGCAAGGCGGATTTCGCGAGTCCGATTCCGCTCATGACTCCCTAGATGTCCGTGACTGTATCTGAGAAGCGAGCGGGCGCGCCGCGAGGCCCGGCGCCCCCGGAACCCAGCCGGGCCGAGCGGATGCGCCAGGCGAGCGTGTCAATTGCAGTCAAAACGGTCTAGCGCGAGACACTCCGAGCCTGGATCAGATCGGCGTTCCGTCGCCGCGAAGGATCGCCACGCGCGCGGCCCGGACCGGCGCCCGCCCCTCGGCGTCGAGGCCGAAGATCCCCGACAGGACGCGCGCCGGATTGGCCGTGTGCCCTTCCGGGTCCAGCAGGCGGAGGACGCATTCCATCCGTCCGGTCCCTTCTTCCCATGCGAGCGAGACGCAGGCCTTTTTGAGATCGACGATCCGTTCGCCGTCAGGGACCCGGGGCGAAGCCTGCCGCCCCTCGGGCTCGCGGATCGGCCGATCGTTCACCCTGTCCTCGCCTCCGCCGGAAGGGATCGGATCGGGGATTCCGTCCTTCGTCTTCTTCACGAGCCACTCGGAAGAGGCGAGGAAGCTCGCGATGAGGCCGGTGACCCGGCTGCGCTCTCGGCGATCCATGTGCGAGAGATCGATCTCGTATCGACCGAGCTTCGCCTCCGCCGCGAGGCTGACGCGTCTCACGCCGCCTGCGACGGGAAGCGGTTTACCCTCGATGATCTCGAAACCTCCCGGCAGATTTTCGTTGAGGCGGCGCTGGTGGAGAGCCTGCCAAGGAACCTCGAGATCGGCGTCGAAGAGCTCGCTTCCTCCCGAGATTCCGACCGGCAGCGGCGGGCCGAAGTGGAACCTCGGATGGGGGGAGTGGCCGAGCGTATGCGCGATCGGAACACCGGCCATGCGGAAGGCGCGCTCGAGGATCGAGGCGGTTTCGAGATGGCTCAGGAAGCGCGCCGCCCCGCTCTTCGCGAAGCGGATCCGGACGGGCCATACCACCCCCGTCGATGACCTGCGCGCCGCCTCGACGGAGGCCGCCTGCAGCAGACGCTGGATCGATTCCGGAGTCATCTCCGGCGTCAGGCGCGTGTCGTCGGGCATGCCCGGCATCCCGCACGCAGCGCAGTTCCCGTGGCGGCAATCGGCCGTCATCTCCATATCGTCGGTTCGATGTCTCTCGCGGACAAGAAACTCCTTCCGAACACCGATGTCGATGTGATCCCAGGGAAGGACCTCATCCAGGTCGAGTCTCCGCGTGAACATCTCCGCCGCGAGACCCGTTTCCTCGAGGGCGCGGAGCCAGCGCTCATGGGAGAAGAGCTCGTCCCATCCGTCGAAACGCGCCCCCATCTCCCAGGCCCTGTGGATGGCGCGGGCAAGGCGCCTGTCGCCGCGCGACAGGATCGCCTCGATGTGGCTCGTCCCCACGTCGTGCCACTTCACCCGCGACCAGCGGTTGGAGATGCCGCGGCGCAGGTGATCGATCTTCGCGCGCAGCAGCGCCGGGTCCTCGAACGGATCCCACTGGAACGGGGTGTGGCTCTTGGGGACGAAGGCGCCGACGCTGACGTTGACCTTGCAGGAGGGGCCGAATTCGCGTCCGATCCTCCGGATCCCATCCGCGAAGCGGACGATCCCCTCGACGTCCTCCCACGTTTCCGTGGGAAGCCCGACCATCATGTAGACCTTGATCAGCCTCCAGCCGCGCGAGTAGGCGATTCGCGCCGCGTCGAAGAAGTCGGCATCGGAGATCTGCTTGTTGATGGCCCTGCGCAACCGTTCGCTGCCTGCCTCAGGCGCGAAGGTGAATCCGGTCCTCTTGACCTCCCGGATCTTGTCGGCGATGGCGACGCCGAAGCTGTCGGCGCGCAGCGATGGAAGGCTGATCGAGACCTTCTCGCCGGCGAAGCGCCTGTTGAGCGCCTCCGCCAGGGTCTCGAGCTGCGTGTAGTCCGCCGTTGACAGGGAGACCAGGCTCAGGCCGTCCCAGCCGCCGGACCTCAGGGCCGCCTCGGCGATCTCCAGAACCCTCCTGGGGCTCCGTTCGCGCAGCGGTCTGTAGAAGTACCCCGCCTGGCAGAAGCGGCATCCCTGCGTGCATCCGCGGAGGACCTCGATGTTGAGGCGATCCTGGATGACCTCCTGGAGAGGAACGATCGGTTTCAGCGGATAGGGGGCCGTCTCCAGATCGCGCAGGAACGTTCGCGCGGGCCGGGCCGGCGCCTCGGGGCAGGTCGGCGCGATGCCCAGGAGGGAACCGTCCGCGCCGCGCCGCTCTTCGTAGAGGGAAGGAACATAGACTCCGTCGATGCGCGCAAGCGCCTTCAGTCTCTGGTCGCGCGGCAGCACCTTCGTCCCCGTCACGACATCGCTGATCGCGTGGACCGCTTCCTCCCCATCGCCGATCAGGAAGAGGTCGAAGAAGTCCGCCAGGGGTTCTGGGTTCGCGACACCCGGCCCGCCTCCGATCACGAGGGGATCGGCTTCGCCGCGTTCTCGCGACCAGAGAGGAATGCCCGCCAGGTCCAGGCAGGTCAGGATATTGGTGCAGGTCATCTCGTACTGCAGCGAGAAGCCGATGAGATCGAAGGAGCGCGCGGGCCTGCGGGTCTCGAGGCTGAAGAGGGGAACCGACTCGCGGCGCATCCTGGCTTCCATGTCGATCCACGGGGCATAGGCCCGTTCCGCGAGCGTGTCGGGGCGATTGTTCAAGATGTCATAGAGGATCTTGAGCCCCCAATGGCTCATGCCGATCTCGTAGAGATCCGCGAAGATCAGGAGCCACTGCGCCGAGACGGAGGCGGGGTCCTTGCGGTGGACATGGAACTCGTTGCCGGTGTAGCGCGAGGGCTTGGTCACGAGAGGGAGGATTCGATCGATCGTCTCCCGCAGCGCCTCCGGCCTGATGTCGAGCATGTCGCAATCTCCTCGCTTCCCTTCCTCATGCGGGCGTGGCCGCGCGAGCCGAGGGGCCTGCGACCCCGCGGGGCCATCAGGCCAAGATAGCGGAAGGATCCCCGTCGACCTAGTCGATTGGGCAGCTTGCAATGCATTGTAACATAAGGCGTTAGGGGCCACCCGAATGACGGCGCGGTGATCGCCGGGACTGTGTAATGTAAACGGCTGACGGGTCGGATCGCCCAGGCGGCCAGGCCGCGGGGTCCGACCCGCCTCGACGAGGAGGCGGATTGGACTTCATCCAGAACCTGTTCCCCTGGCTGCCGACGATCGAGGAGATCATCCAATGGGGGGGGCTCCTCATTGTGATCGGCATCGTCTACGCCGAGACGGGACTCTTGGTCGGCTTCTTCCTTCCGGGGGACTCGCTCCTCGTCACCGCGGGGATCTTCGCCGCGAACGGGACGCTCAGCCTGCCGGGGCTGCTCATCCTCGTGTCGCTGGCGGCGATCGCCGGCGACGCGACGGGCTATCAGATCGGGAAGAGAGCGGGCGGCTCGCTGTACTCCCGCTCCGACTCGCGCTTCTTCAAACGCGAGCACCTGATGAGGGCGCATGCCTTCTATGAGAAGCACGGAGGCAAAACGATCGTCATCGCCCGGTTCGTTCCGATCATCCGAACATTCGCCCCGACCGTGGCGGGGGCGGCCGGCATGGGATACCGGAAGTTCGCCACGTACAACATCGCTGGCGGGATCGGCTGGGTCTTCTCCATGGTTCTGTTGGGTTTCTTCCTCGGTCGATCGATTCCGAATCTCGAAAAGAACTTGCACATAGTGGTAGGCATCGTCGTCTTCCTCTCGATCCTCCCGGCGATCATCGAGTGGATCAGAGCGAAGAGGCGCCCGCCGTCGTCGGGCGCCGACGAGCGCCGGAGGTAGTCCTGGTAGGGCGAGGTCGGGCCGGCCGGACCGGTGAAGAAGAAGCGGCCGGCGCGGCGCCTGCCGGGCGCGGGGTGCTGATGGAGGAGGCGGCGAGGATCCTCATCGTCCTTCTGATCGCCTTCGCCGCCGGCGCGATCCGCTACGGCAGCGATGTCTTCCACCTGAGGACCGCTGCCTTCCAGCTTCCATCGATAGCGCTGGCGGGAGCGCTCGCCTTCGCGGGCCATCGCCTCGGCGGTTGGCGGGGTGGGATCCTGCTAGCCTATCTCGTTCTCATCATGGAGTACGTCGTGCTCGGGAGTCTCGGGCACAGGCAAGGTTGGCCGGCTCTCCTATGGGTGTTCGTCGTCGGCCTCTCTCTCCTCGGATCGATCGCCGCGTTTCGGGCGATGCGCCCTCTCATGGGCTTCGGCCGCTTCATCGCGGTCGCCATCCTGATCGGCGCGGGGTTCGTCCTGGCCACGATCCTGCTGGCCCTCTTCCTTGATCTGCGTCCTCTCGGTCCGTCGATCCGGATCAACTTCGCCGTCGGATCGCTCGCGGGGGCGGCGCTTGGCCTGGGATTGGAGGTCGGCGACCTCGTCATCTCGCATCTGCGCCGGCGCGCAAGGGCGGAGGGCTGAACGCCGCCGCCGCCCCGACGCCGCCTCGCGGCCGGCGATCCCACGGAGGGGGCATCCCTTCTGTCCAGGCTCGCGCTGCAGCGCCCGGAAGCGAGGGCCTGGGCGTTCTATGACTGGGCGAACTCCGCCTTCGTGACGGTGATCGTCACGACGGTCTTCCCGATCTACTACTCCTCGGTCGCCGCGGCCGGGATGGCGCCCGCCACGGCGACCTTCCGCTTCGGGTTGACGACGACGATCGGCCTTCTTCTGATCGCCATCTGCGCCCCCATTCTTGGAGCGATCGGCGACCTGGCGGGAATCAGAAAGAGGATGCTGGCCGTCTTTCTCTTCATAGGTCTGGGAGCGACCGCCTGCATGTGCCTGATCCAGAGGGGGGATTGGCTTCTCGCTTCGGGACTCTTCGTCCTGGCGAACATCGGAGCCAACGGGAGCTTCGTTTTCTACGACTCGCTCCTCCCCCACGTCGCCCGGGAGGATGAGATCGACCGGCTCTCGACCTCCGGCTACGCCCTCGGCTACGTGGGCGGCGGGATCCTGCTCGCGTTCGTTCTGGCCCTGATCGAGAGGCCGTCCTGGTTCGGTCTTCCGTCCGGAGAGGGGCTGAGCGCGGGGCAATCGACCCTTCCGGCGAGGCTCGGATTCGTCGCGGTCGCGGTCTGGTGGCTCCTCTTCTCGATCCCTCTCTTCCGCCATGTCAGAGAGCCGGCCGGCGGCGCCGGCGGCGCCTCGCGGTCGCCTTGGGAAGCGATCCGGGATGGGCTGCGACGCATGAGGCTGACATTCCGGGAGATGCGCCGCTTCCGACAAGCGGGGCTCATGCTCCTGGCCTTTCTCATCTACAACGATGGGATCGGGACGATCGTCAGGATGGCCGCGATCTACGGCGCGGAGATCGGAATCGGGAGAACGGAGCTGATCGGTTCGATCCTCCTTGCCCAGTTCGTGGGAATCCCGTGCTCGATTCTCTTCGGACTCTGCGCGGCCCGGGTCGGCGCGAGACCGATGATCCTGGCGGGGCTATCGGTCTATGGGCTCATCAGCATCCTCGGCTACTTCATGACGAGCTCCCTCCACTTCTTCCTCCTCGCCGTCCTGGTCGGCCTCGTGCAAGGGGGGACGCAGGCCCTCAGCCGGAGCCTCTTTGCCAGCATGACGCCCGTGGAGCGCTCGGCCGAGTTCTTCGGTTTCTTCGCCGTTGTCGAGAAGTTCGCGGGCATCTTCGGTCCCGCCTTCTTCTCTCTGGCGATCGCGCTGGGCGGCTCGAGCAGGGGAGGCATCCTGTCGATCATTCTCTTCTTCATCGTGGGCGGCGCGATCTTCTCTCTCGTCGATGTCCGGGAAGGGCGCCGCGCGGCGCGCGGGCCGGAAGCCGGTTCCCAGGGCGTGATTTGATCCCGTATGCGGCGGCCCAGATCGTGGGCGCGATCCTGGCCGCTGTTGCGATCTATGCCATCGCCTCCGGCGCGGGCGCGGATCCGCGGGCGGGAGGACTGGCGAGCAACGGGTACGGCGCCCATTCGCCTGGCGGCTACTCGCTGGGGGCGGGGTTCCTGGCGGAAGTCCTACTCACGTTCTTCTTCCTGCTGGTCATCCTGGGGGCGACCGATCGGCGCGCTCCCCAAGGGTTCGCTCCCATAGCGATCGGGCTCTGCCTGACCTTGATTCACCTGATAGGCATCCCCGTCACGAACGTCTCCGTCAACCCGGCCAGGAGCACCGGCCCCGCCCTCATGGTCGGAGGCTGGGCGCTGTCACAGCTCTGGATGTTCTGGGTCGCGCCCCTGCTGGGAGCCGCGATCGCCGGCTTCGTTCATCGCTCCGTTCTTGGACGGGAACGGTAGCGAGGGAGGGAGAAACGCATGACGACCCGCATGTTCGAGAGGGTGAGGGAGCAGATCTCCTTGCGGCCCGGCGCCGGCGCGGCGGC
This is a stretch of genomic DNA from Candidatus Eisenbacteria bacterium. It encodes these proteins:
- a CDS encoding TIGR03960 family B12-binding radical SAM protein; amino-acid sequence: MLDIRPEALRETIDRILPLVTKPSRYTGNEFHVHRKDPASVSAQWLLIFADLYEIGMSHWGLKILYDILNNRPDTLAERAYAPWIDMEARMRRESVPLFSLETRRPARSFDLIGFSLQYEMTCTNILTCLDLAGIPLWSRERGEADPLVIGGGPGVANPEPLADFFDLFLIGDGEEAVHAISDVVTGTKVLPRDQRLKALARIDGVYVPSLYEERRGADGSLLGIAPTCPEAPARPARTFLRDLETAPYPLKPIVPLQEVIQDRLNIEVLRGCTQGCRFCQAGYFYRPLRERSPRRVLEIAEAALRSGGWDGLSLVSLSTADYTQLETLAEALNRRFAGEKVSISLPSLRADSFGVAIADKIREVKRTGFTFAPEAGSERLRRAINKQISDADFFDAARIAYSRGWRLIKVYMMVGLPTETWEDVEGIVRFADGIRRIGREFGPSCKVNVSVGAFVPKSHTPFQWDPFEDPALLRAKIDHLRRGISNRWSRVKWHDVGTSHIEAILSRGDRRLARAIHRAWEMGARFDGWDELFSHERWLRALEETGLAAEMFTRRLDLDEVLPWDHIDIGVRKEFLVRERHRTDDMEMTADCRHGNCAACGMPGMPDDTRLTPEMTPESIQRLLQAASVEAARRSSTGVVWPVRIRFAKSGAARFLSHLETASILERAFRMAGVPIAHTLGHSPHPRFHFGPPLPVGISGGSELFDADLEVPWQALHQRRLNENLPGGFEIIEGKPLPVAGGVRRVSLAAEAKLGRYEIDLSHMDRRERSRVTGLIASFLASSEWLVKKTKDGIPDPIPSGGGEDRVNDRPIREPEGRQASPRVPDGERIVDLKKACVSLAWEEGTGRMECVLRLLDPEGHTANPARVLSGIFGLDAEGRAPVRAARVAILRGDGTPI
- a CDS encoding DedA family protein, whose amino-acid sequence is MDFIQNLFPWLPTIEEIIQWGGLLIVIGIVYAETGLLVGFFLPGDSLLVTAGIFAANGTLSLPGLLILVSLAAIAGDATGYQIGKRAGGSLYSRSDSRFFKREHLMRAHAFYEKHGGKTIVIARFVPIIRTFAPTVAGAAGMGYRKFATYNIAGGIGWVFSMVLLGFFLGRSIPNLEKNLHIVVGIVVFLSILPAIIEWIRAKRRPPSSGADERRR